A stretch of the Chitiniphilus purpureus genome encodes the following:
- a CDS encoding protein-glutamate methylesterase/protein-glutamine glutaminase → MIKVMIVDDSSVVRQVMQEVLARHHDIDVIATASDPIFAMQKMKNNWPDVIVLDIEMPRMDGITFLKQLMATRPTPVVICSTLTQQGADVSMEALAAGAIGVISKPSIGLKDFLQDSSADLVSAIRAAAQARMTRLRPTTAAAGGTASSATAGGGTGGGLGAHERMGAPKLSADAVLEAPGDHRHLPTTEKIVALGTSTGGTQALEVVLTALPVTCPGLVVVQHMPEKFTQSFAARLNSLSKIEVREARHNDRIVQGTALIAPGGKHLVVKRSGARYYVEVVDGPLVCRHRPSVDVLFRSAAKAAGRNAIGIIMTGMGDDGARGLRELFDTGATTYAQDEASCVVFGMPKEAIQHGGVSEVVPLERIPALIGRHAR, encoded by the coding sequence ATGATCAAGGTGATGATCGTGGATGATTCCTCGGTGGTGCGGCAGGTCATGCAGGAGGTGCTGGCCCGGCACCACGACATCGACGTGATCGCCACCGCCTCCGATCCGATTTTCGCGATGCAGAAGATGAAGAACAACTGGCCGGACGTGATCGTGCTGGATATCGAAATGCCGCGCATGGATGGCATCACCTTTCTGAAGCAGCTGATGGCGACCAGGCCCACCCCGGTGGTGATCTGCTCGACGTTGACCCAGCAGGGCGCGGACGTGTCGATGGAGGCATTGGCGGCTGGGGCAATTGGCGTCATCAGCAAGCCCAGCATCGGGCTCAAGGATTTCCTGCAGGACAGCTCGGCCGATCTGGTGTCGGCGATCCGTGCCGCGGCACAGGCCAGGATGACGCGGCTGCGGCCGACAACGGCCGCCGCCGGGGGCACTGCGTCCAGCGCCACGGCTGGCGGCGGCACGGGCGGCGGTCTCGGTGCCCATGAACGGATGGGGGCGCCCAAGCTCAGCGCCGATGCGGTACTGGAGGCCCCGGGCGACCACCGCCATCTGCCCACGACCGAGAAGATCGTGGCGCTGGGGACCTCGACCGGCGGCACGCAGGCGCTGGAGGTGGTGCTGACCGCGTTGCCGGTCACCTGCCCCGGGCTGGTGGTGGTGCAGCACATGCCGGAGAAATTCACCCAGAGCTTCGCGGCCCGGCTGAACAGCCTGTCCAAGATCGAGGTGCGCGAAGCGCGTCACAATGACCGTATCGTGCAAGGGACCGCGTTGATCGCCCCCGGTGGCAAACATCTGGTCGTCAAGCGCAGCGGTGCGCGATATTACGTGGAGGTGGTCGACGGCCCGCTCGTATGCCGGCATCGCCCATCGGTGGACGTGCTGTTCCGCTCGGCGGCCAAGGCGGCCGGGCGCAATGCGATAGGCATCATCATGACAGGCATGGGCGACGACGGCGCCAGGGGGCTCAGGGAGCTCTTTGATACCGGCGCGACCACCTATGCCCAGGACGAAGCCTCCTGCGTGGTGTTCGGCATGCCCAAGGAAGCGATCCAGCATGGGGGCGTGAGCGAGGTGGTCCCGCTCGAACGCATCCCGGCGCTGATTGGACGGCATGCACGATGA
- a CDS encoding chemotaxis protein CheD yields MSRHIYLNPGELYFGEGPAQIETLLGSCVAIVLRHPRRILGGVCHFLLPERHARTSGTPLDGRYGAEAMQLLLLQARRHGCVAGEFEAKLFGGARALDVGWRGDTVGEHNARFARQLLHRYGIALRCSDLGGTGYRYLRVDLARGEVWVRRGGALTLPGRTAGMPG; encoded by the coding sequence ATGAGCCGCCACATCTACCTTAATCCGGGAGAACTGTACTTCGGCGAAGGGCCGGCGCAGATCGAAACCCTGCTTGGCTCGTGCGTGGCCATCGTGCTGCGGCACCCCCGACGGATACTGGGCGGGGTGTGCCACTTCCTGTTGCCCGAGCGTCACGCACGCACAAGCGGCACCCCGTTGGACGGCCGCTACGGTGCCGAAGCGATGCAGCTGCTGCTGCTGCAGGCGCGCCGGCATGGCTGTGTCGCGGGTGAATTCGAGGCCAAGCTGTTCGGCGGCGCCCGCGCGCTCGACGTCGGCTGGCGGGGCGACACGGTGGGCGAGCACAACGCGCGCTTTGCCCGCCAACTGCTGCACCGATACGGCATTGCGCTGCGCTGCAGCGATCTTGGCGGCACGGGTTACCGCTATCTGCGCGTCGACCTGGCGCGCGGCGAGGTGTGGGTGCGGCGTGGCGGTGCGCTGACGCTGCCCGGGCGCACCGCCGGAATGCCGGGGTAG
- a CDS encoding glycosyl hydrolase family 18 protein, translated as MLLRLLLALCLLAGPAQATADSAGQRLVAYFPFWASYSHGAVLSDAPAEKLTHLVYTYAELKADGTLAPGDFFTDLVKIQPGGDGTLHRGNYALIPELKARNPRLAVLISVGGWNWTGPLSNVAADAALRRRFVQDAVAFMDRHGFDGIEIDWRYPVAGGHPNTARRPDDLVHFAQLLTGLRQACRLRTRGCQIAITLGPHMRRVAPGDYRPLAAQADFVSLIATDFHGAWSKRTGHKAPLYAPRGQPSVAQATEDALALGIPRAKLVVMLPAQGAGWLGVPPVDQGLGQPHRGAPWGTWDNEKTGPSGVFTLGEVRRMRDSGQFKLHWDVQAQASMLYRASDGQFVSFESQRSLAAKLAFIDRERLGGVALWEVSSDDVGNASLISQTFRHYHPWRSAWLDLQRRILDAGPWLSGSASLVLLASLTGWWLVRRRQRRIRKGELLARDEVVEVLAALPGDLSLAAHMATRLRTRHAARLAPPQHAQLQRIAADSLTLCQQLQPLTDSVAARRLPHSGDELAQLQRFAAQLAGERSVECMLDTLLRFLEEDDRVSQAERLEGGQDLLPGTSDDDVLTLSADRREAVVRHTALADHHVALHFHEPLSDTEEIYFRSLANQLVLVRRQLQTLARQPQLLAELYEVASRRDKLLFIRADRGYSGIHASDLAAPVHVTLRLRALQLYFDEQLLLQVHRSYLVRPAAVTTGRRARNGGVELLVGSHAIPVARSYLPGLKQRFPQWFTAAGL; from the coding sequence ATGCTGCTGCGCCTGCTTCTCGCGCTCTGCCTGCTTGCCGGGCCGGCCCAGGCTACCGCCGACTCGGCCGGGCAGCGCCTGGTCGCCTATTTCCCGTTCTGGGCCAGCTACAGCCATGGTGCAGTGCTGTCCGATGCGCCGGCCGAGAAGCTGACCCATCTGGTCTACACCTACGCCGAGCTGAAGGCTGACGGCACGCTCGCCCCGGGCGACTTCTTCACCGATCTGGTCAAGATCCAGCCGGGCGGCGACGGCACGCTGCACCGCGGCAACTACGCACTGATCCCCGAACTGAAGGCACGCAACCCGCGTCTGGCGGTGCTGATCTCGGTCGGCGGCTGGAACTGGACCGGCCCGCTTTCCAATGTCGCGGCCGATGCGGCACTGCGGCGGCGCTTTGTACAGGACGCCGTGGCCTTCATGGATCGCCACGGCTTTGACGGCATCGAGATCGACTGGCGCTACCCGGTGGCGGGTGGTCATCCGAATACCGCCAGGCGGCCGGACGATCTGGTCCACTTCGCGCAGTTGCTCACCGGGTTGCGCCAGGCCTGCCGGCTGCGCACGCGCGGTTGCCAGATCGCGATCACGCTGGGGCCGCATATGCGCCGCGTCGCGCCGGGCGATTACCGGCCACTCGCGGCCCAGGCCGATTTCGTGTCGCTGATCGCCACCGATTTCCATGGTGCCTGGAGCAAGCGCACCGGCCACAAGGCGCCGTTGTACGCACCACGCGGCCAGCCCAGCGTGGCGCAGGCGACCGAGGATGCGCTGGCGCTGGGCATCCCGCGCGCCAAACTGGTGGTGATGCTGCCGGCCCAGGGCGCCGGCTGGCTTGGCGTGCCACCGGTCGACCAGGGGCTGGGCCAGCCGCACCGGGGTGCGCCCTGGGGCACCTGGGACAACGAAAAGACCGGGCCAAGCGGCGTGTTCACGCTGGGTGAGGTGCGCCGGATGCGCGACAGCGGACAATTCAAGCTGCATTGGGATGTACAGGCCCAGGCCAGCATGCTCTACCGCGCCTCGGACGGGCAGTTCGTGTCGTTCGAGAGCCAGCGCTCGCTCGCCGCCAAGCTCGCCTTCATCGACCGGGAGCGGCTGGGCGGCGTGGCACTGTGGGAGGTGAGCAGCGACGATGTCGGCAATGCCAGCCTGATCAGCCAGACCTTTCGTCACTACCATCCGTGGCGCAGCGCCTGGCTCGATCTGCAGCGCCGCATCCTGGACGCCGGCCCCTGGCTTTCCGGCAGCGCATCGTTGGTGCTGCTGGCCAGCCTGACCGGCTGGTGGCTGGTGCGGCGCCGGCAACGCCGGATACGCAAGGGCGAGCTGCTGGCGCGCGACGAGGTGGTGGAGGTACTGGCCGCGCTGCCCGGCGACCTGAGCCTGGCCGCGCACATGGCCACCCGGCTGCGGACACGCCATGCCGCGCGGCTGGCGCCGCCACAGCATGCGCAGCTGCAGCGCATCGCGGCCGACAGCCTGACGCTGTGCCAGCAATTGCAGCCGCTGACTGACAGCGTCGCCGCGCGCCGCCTGCCGCACAGCGGCGATGAACTGGCGCAGCTGCAGCGTTTCGCGGCGCAGCTGGCCGGCGAGCGCAGCGTGGAATGCATGCTCGACACGCTGCTGCGCTTTCTGGAGGAGGACGATCGCGTCAGCCAGGCCGAGCGCCTGGAAGGCGGGCAGGATCTGCTGCCCGGAACGTCGGACGATGACGTGTTGACGCTGTCAGCCGACCGCCGCGAGGCGGTGGTGCGGCACACGGCACTTGCCGACCATCATGTGGCGCTGCATTTCCACGAACCACTGTCGGATACCGAGGAAATCTACTTCCGCAGCCTTGCCAACCAGCTGGTGCTGGTACGGCGCCAGCTGCAGACCCTGGCACGCCAGCCGCAGCTGCTGGCCGAGCTGTACGAAGTGGCGAGCCGGCGCGACAAGCTGCTGTTCATCCGCGCCGACCGCGGCTACAGCGGCATCCACGCCAGCGACCTCGCGGCACCGGTGCATGTGACGCTGCGGCTGCGGGCGTTGCAGCTTTACTTCGACGAACAGTTGCTGCTGCAGGTGCATCGCTCCTACCTGGTACGCCCAGCAGCGGTGACGACCGGCCGCCGCGCCCGCAACGGCGGGGTGGAGCTGCTGGTCGGCAGCCACGCCATTCCGGTGGCCCGCTCCTATCTGCCTGGGCTCAAACAGCGCTTTCCACAATGGTTCACCGCCGCCGGCCTGTAG
- a CDS encoding MFS transporter, whose product MSQPLPLLRNRNFLLLWLASVIGNLALAVAMLAETWYVVNQLGAKAQLGWVMIAGSVPRIALMAIGGVVADRMKRGRIIVASMGIRVVLLFALVGLLALGQLDIVMLTVFAFLYGALDAFFWPASGALLPGIVRDADLSRANSIMLTTNQIGLVFGPVLGGILLAQLSYQSVFAFTGVTLSLGVLCMLFLREPEIERGEGGNHLLAELKEGLQYALATPVLRSLMIVYAIANLLFMGPLGLGVPIVANDNLAGSATTLSYLQSAFAAGMVLGGILLTLYPPTKKRLLMIVLVIAFEGVVLGLLAHTHWLYPAVALQFLLGLGVVSNNVPMMSLIQHYTDRSKIGRVMSLNTMASMGLSPISYALVTALLGLHVSIGWIMPLFGLTMAVLVLALAVKIPTIRHID is encoded by the coding sequence ATGTCCCAGCCCCTGCCCCTTTTGCGCAACCGCAATTTCCTGCTGCTCTGGCTTGCCAGTGTGATCGGCAACCTCGCGCTGGCGGTCGCGATGCTGGCCGAAACCTGGTACGTGGTGAACCAGTTGGGCGCCAAGGCGCAGCTGGGCTGGGTGATGATCGCCGGCTCGGTGCCGCGCATCGCGCTGATGGCGATCGGCGGGGTGGTGGCCGACCGGATGAAGCGCGGGCGCATCATCGTCGCCTCGATGGGCATCCGCGTCGTGTTGCTGTTCGCACTGGTGGGCCTGCTCGCGCTTGGCCAGCTGGATATCGTGATGCTGACGGTGTTCGCCTTCCTGTATGGTGCGCTCGACGCCTTCTTCTGGCCTGCCAGCGGTGCGCTCCTGCCCGGCATCGTGCGCGATGCGGATCTGTCGCGCGCCAACTCCATCATGCTGACCACCAACCAGATCGGACTGGTGTTCGGCCCGGTGCTGGGCGGCATCCTGCTTGCGCAGTTGTCCTACCAGAGCGTGTTCGCCTTCACCGGCGTCACACTCAGCCTGGGCGTACTGTGCATGCTGTTCCTGCGCGAGCCGGAGATCGAGCGCGGCGAGGGCGGCAATCATCTGCTGGCCGAACTCAAGGAAGGGCTGCAGTATGCGCTGGCCACGCCGGTGCTGCGCTCGCTGATGATCGTCTACGCCATCGCCAACCTGCTGTTCATGGGGCCGCTGGGGCTGGGCGTGCCCATCGTCGCCAACGACAACCTTGCCGGCTCCGCCACCACGCTCTCCTATCTGCAAAGCGCGTTCGCGGCCGGCATGGTGCTGGGCGGCATCCTGCTGACGCTGTATCCGCCGACCAAGAAGCGCCTGTTGATGATCGTGCTGGTGATCGCGTTCGAAGGCGTGGTGCTGGGGCTGCTCGCGCATACGCACTGGCTATACCCGGCGGTGGCGCTGCAGTTCCTGCTGGGGTTGGGCGTGGTGTCGAACAACGTGCCGATGATGTCGCTGATCCAGCATTACACCGACCGCAGCAAGATCGGCCGGGTGATGAGCCTGAACACCATGGCCTCGATGGGCCTGTCGCCCATCTCCTACGCCCTGGTGACCGCGCTGCTCGGATTGCATGTATCGATCGGCTGGATCATGCCGTTGTTCGGGTTGACCATGGCAGTGCTGGTCCTGGCACTGGCGGTGAAGATACCGACCATCCGTCATATCGACTGA
- a CDS encoding carbohydrate-binding protein, producing the protein MTTTRSRCVALAALLLAGASGAASLPAWQDGSAYAAGQIVQHQGSRYQARIAHTAWQGAGWNPAHAASLWQRLGNCVTAAGDLCNPPRAGSVHPTTWAGGARGAYSLVHDDLCAYITDGQLQHAAPELNKRGLKAAFAIISDNCAPYHWDAARAFLAQGHEIVSHSRTHQNSNSPGWNSETEIAGSAAAIAAALDGYVPTFFVWPSDIAPDAPLAYLKTQPNYLGGRAANRVDEQGNIQYGQAAGVNPADFADPYAIKWDVFTQSGIWSLYPQGSEILNLHVDAAIDQGGWALRTAHGVEDSSWETIPLARYIGHLDHVKAKVDSGELWMAPPSAVIRYRFARDACAPQLVDGATIRFADSADCRRYATRLTLEFTSDKPAVTVKASQAGTALPVTRLAADRYRIDAETARGDVALTLY; encoded by the coding sequence ATGACAACGACAAGAAGCCGTTGCGTTGCCCTGGCCGCCCTGTTGCTGGCAGGCGCCAGCGGGGCGGCTTCTTTACCGGCCTGGCAGGACGGCAGCGCCTACGCCGCCGGCCAGATCGTTCAACACCAGGGTTCGCGCTACCAGGCTCGTATCGCACACACCGCGTGGCAGGGCGCCGGCTGGAATCCGGCCCACGCCGCCTCGTTGTGGCAACGGCTCGGCAACTGTGTCACCGCGGCAGGCGATCTTTGCAACCCGCCGCGGGCCGGCAGTGTGCACCCGACCACCTGGGCCGGCGGCGCACGCGGCGCATACAGCCTGGTGCACGACGATCTGTGCGCCTATATCACCGACGGGCAGCTGCAACATGCCGCCCCCGAGCTGAACAAACGGGGCCTGAAGGCGGCCTTCGCCATCATCAGCGACAACTGCGCCCCGTATCACTGGGACGCGGCCAGGGCCTTCCTCGCGCAGGGGCATGAGATCGTCAGCCACAGCCGCACGCACCAGAACAGCAACAGCCCCGGCTGGAACAGCGAAACCGAGATCGCCGGCTCGGCCGCCGCCATCGCCGCCGCGTTGGATGGCTATGTGCCGACCTTCTTCGTGTGGCCATCCGACATCGCGCCGGATGCGCCGTTGGCGTATCTGAAAACCCAGCCGAACTACCTGGGCGGACGTGCCGCCAATCGCGTCGACGAGCAGGGCAACATCCAGTATGGCCAGGCGGCCGGCGTGAACCCGGCGGACTTTGCCGATCCCTATGCGATCAAGTGGGATGTGTTCACCCAGTCCGGCATCTGGTCGCTCTATCCGCAGGGCAGCGAAATCCTCAACCTGCACGTCGATGCCGCGATCGACCAGGGCGGCTGGGCATTGCGCACCGCGCACGGGGTCGAGGACAGCTCGTGGGAGACGATCCCATTGGCGCGCTATATCGGGCATCTGGACCATGTGAAGGCCAAGGTGGACAGCGGTGAGCTGTGGATGGCCCCGCCAAGCGCGGTGATCCGCTATCGCTTCGCCCGCGATGCCTGTGCACCGCAGCTCGTCGACGGCGCAACGATCCGCTTCGCCGACAGTGCTGATTGCCGGCGCTATGCCACCCGACTGACGCTGGAATTCACCAGCGACAAGCCTGCCGTCACGGTCAAGGCAAGCCAGGCCGGAACGGCCCTGCCGGTGACGCGGCTGGCCGCCGACCGCTACCGTATCGACGCCGAGACCGCGCGCGGTGATGTGGCACTGACGCTGTACTGA
- a CDS encoding methyl-accepting chemotaxis protein: MGWFMRLRLGVKLLSAFLVASLLTFGVGLWGLSNLEKIGESAKSVYDNNLLGISYLGQANLSLVLHSRATVRMLSQVDDPAQFSDTQQRAEHFLGEFNKYWGLYIATTANAHERQLREDLKNALPTYLRHSLQAVDLMKAGRQPEARALINTDLRGAIDKVDKLLRELSAYNEKIAADTNAHNNEVQAEARRTTWLIIGGALLLSLVMGLSLARLITRQVGGEPDEAVKVMQRVAIGDLSVNVALRPDDTRSMLYNIQLMIEHLRQAATVLQQVSKGDLTVEVPVKQGDTISMLYHIREMVTRLNSVIGDVSIAAASLASASEEVSASSQGLSQNASEQAANVEETSSAVEQITATVAQNAENARATDSMATKNAQDAGEGGEAVKQTVAAMRQIAKKIDIIDDIAYQTNLLALNAAIEAARAGEHGKGFAVVAAEVRKLAERSQVAASEIITLASDSVELAERAGMLLGDMVPSIRRTAELVQEIAAASREQAGGLEQINTAIGQLAQSTQMNASSSEQLSSTSEEMSSQAAQLQGLIQFFRVPAVREGRGHHAPRRTAAAQENMPDEQSFARF, encoded by the coding sequence ATGGGCTGGTTCATGCGTTTGAGACTGGGCGTCAAGCTGTTGAGCGCCTTCCTGGTTGCATCCCTCTTGACATTCGGTGTCGGGCTGTGGGGGCTCAGCAACCTGGAGAAGATCGGCGAGAGCGCCAAGTCGGTTTATGACAACAATCTGCTGGGCATCAGCTATCTCGGTCAGGCCAATCTGTCGCTGGTGCTGCACAGCCGCGCCACGGTCCGGATGCTATCGCAGGTGGACGATCCAGCGCAGTTCAGCGATACGCAGCAACGCGCCGAACACTTCCTGGGCGAGTTCAACAAGTATTGGGGCCTCTATATAGCGACGACCGCCAATGCCCATGAGAGGCAGCTGCGTGAGGACCTGAAGAACGCGTTGCCCACCTATCTGCGCCATTCCCTGCAGGCGGTCGACCTGATGAAGGCGGGGCGGCAGCCCGAGGCGCGGGCGCTCATCAATACCGATCTGCGCGGTGCGATCGACAAGGTGGATAAACTCCTGCGCGAACTGAGCGCCTACAACGAAAAGATCGCGGCCGACACCAATGCGCACAACAATGAGGTGCAGGCAGAGGCGCGTCGCACCACCTGGTTGATCATCGGCGGCGCCTTGCTGCTGTCGTTGGTGATGGGGCTGTCACTGGCACGCCTGATCACCCGGCAGGTGGGGGGTGAGCCGGACGAGGCGGTCAAGGTGATGCAGCGCGTGGCCATCGGCGACCTGTCGGTCAACGTCGCCCTGCGCCCCGACGATACCCGCAGCATGCTGTACAACATCCAGCTGATGATCGAGCACCTGCGTCAGGCCGCCACTGTCCTGCAGCAGGTCTCCAAGGGGGACCTCACGGTCGAGGTGCCGGTCAAGCAAGGCGACACCATCAGCATGCTGTATCACATCCGCGAGATGGTCACCCGCCTCAACAGCGTGATCGGCGACGTGAGCATTGCCGCCGCATCGCTGGCTTCGGCATCCGAAGAGGTGTCGGCGTCGTCGCAGGGCCTGAGCCAGAACGCGTCCGAGCAGGCGGCCAATGTCGAGGAGACGAGTTCGGCGGTCGAGCAGATCACCGCGACGGTGGCGCAGAACGCCGAGAACGCGCGTGCCACCGACAGCATGGCCACCAAGAACGCCCAGGATGCCGGCGAAGGCGGCGAGGCGGTCAAGCAGACGGTGGCGGCGATGCGCCAGATCGCCAAGAAGATCGACATCATCGACGACATCGCCTACCAGACCAACCTGCTGGCGCTCAATGCCGCGATCGAGGCTGCGCGTGCGGGCGAGCACGGCAAGGGCTTCGCGGTGGTGGCCGCCGAGGTCAGGAAGCTGGCCGAGCGCAGCCAGGTGGCGGCCTCCGAGATCATCACCCTCGCCAGCGACAGCGTCGAGCTTGCCGAACGCGCAGGGATGCTATTGGGCGACATGGTGCCGTCGATCCGGCGCACCGCCGAGCTGGTACAGGAGATCGCCGCCGCCTCGCGTGAACAGGCGGGCGGGCTTGAACAGATCAACACGGCGATCGGCCAGCTGGCGCAGAGCACCCAGATGAACGCATCGTCGTCCGAGCAGCTGTCGTCCACCTCCGAGGAAATGAGCTCGCAGGCGGCGCAACTGCAGGGCCTGATCCAGTTCTTCCGCGTGCCGGCGGTGCGCGAAGGCCGGGGTCACCACGCGCCGCGCCGTACGGCCGCTGCGCAGGAGAACATGCCGGATGAACAGTCCTTCGCTCGCTTCTGA
- a CDS encoding EAL domain-containing response regulator has product MTPDPQFPPLSIESVLVVDDSRAQRQYAVQLCRVLGIPVIHEAGNGVEALELLTQLPKRPSLMLVDLEMPSMDGIELIQALKHRGEEIALVVVSSRESALIDSVQTMSHALGLQVLAALQKPLNLPQLSAALQRYGQPRSLRHPAPVQPRLGVAELHEGLRQGQITPYFQPKVDVRTGVIKGVEALARWMHPTLGVILPDHFVPTAEQGGLIQELTTTMAEQACAQAARWNAHGLRLSIAINLSPRLFDSEAFVGYAADLMARHALQSEQVVWEITESSVVANLGAALGTLARLRLKGFGLSIDDYGTGFSSMQQLARIPFTELKIDRTFVSGANERHQLRVILQSALEMANRLNLVTVAEGVELLDDWRLLQDFGCTLGQGFLVARPMTGDELPIWLRRHSQHLRALREGHLHRKPTGPAH; this is encoded by the coding sequence ATGACCCCGGATCCCCAATTCCCGCCCCTGTCCATCGAATCGGTCCTCGTGGTGGACGACAGCCGGGCGCAGCGCCAGTATGCCGTCCAGCTCTGCCGCGTACTGGGCATCCCGGTGATCCACGAGGCGGGCAACGGGGTGGAGGCGCTGGAACTGCTGACGCAGCTGCCGAAGCGACCCAGCCTGATGCTGGTGGACCTGGAGATGCCCAGCATGGATGGCATCGAGCTGATCCAGGCGCTCAAGCACCGGGGCGAGGAGATTGCGCTGGTGGTGGTGTCCAGCCGCGAAAGCGCACTGATCGATTCGGTGCAGACCATGAGTCATGCGCTGGGGCTGCAGGTGCTGGCTGCGCTGCAAAAGCCCCTCAACCTGCCGCAGCTGTCCGCGGCGCTGCAACGCTACGGCCAGCCCAGGTCGCTGCGACACCCGGCGCCCGTGCAGCCCCGCCTGGGTGTGGCCGAACTGCACGAGGGCCTGCGGCAAGGGCAGATCACGCCGTATTTCCAGCCCAAGGTGGACGTGCGCACCGGTGTGATCAAGGGGGTGGAGGCGCTGGCGCGCTGGATGCACCCCACGCTGGGCGTCATCCTGCCTGATCATTTCGTCCCCACCGCCGAGCAGGGCGGGCTGATCCAGGAACTGACCACGACCATGGCCGAGCAGGCATGCGCCCAGGCTGCACGCTGGAACGCCCATGGCTTGCGGCTTTCGATCGCGATCAACCTCTCGCCGCGCCTGTTCGATTCGGAAGCATTCGTCGGCTACGCCGCCGATCTGATGGCGCGTCATGCGCTGCAGAGCGAGCAGGTGGTCTGGGAGATCACCGAAAGCTCGGTGGTCGCCAATCTCGGCGCCGCGCTCGGCACGCTGGCCCGATTGCGGCTCAAGGGCTTCGGGTTGTCGATCGACGACTACGGCACCGGCTTCTCGTCGATGCAGCAACTGGCGCGCATTCCGTTCACCGAACTGAAGATCGACCGCACCTTCGTCAGCGGTGCCAATGAACGCCATCAACTGCGGGTGATCCTGCAGTCGGCGCTTGAGATGGCCAACCGGCTGAACCTGGTGACGGTGGCCGAGGGCGTGGAGCTGCTGGACGATTGGCGGCTGCTGCAGGATTTCGGCTGCACCCTGGGTCAGGGCTTCCTGGTGGCGCGGCCGATGACCGGCGACGAACTGCCGATCTGGCTGCGCAGGCACAGTCAGCATCTGCGGGCCTTGCGCGAAGGTCACCTGCACCGCAAGCCGACAGGACCGGCGCACTGA
- a CDS encoding chemotaxis protein CheW, with product MSQYPTTTNPGGTALAVQGVSRQYLTFTLAGELFAMPIEQIREIIEFSGLTEIPLMPAFLRGVINVRGAVVPVIDLAVRFGRPRTEIARRTCIVILELEQEGLLLLLGVLVDAVNEVLTVEPGQVEPRPSFGAKIRAEFIEGMINLNERFVIALDIHQVLSVEELTTLIGMAAGEGQGAGE from the coding sequence ATGTCGCAATACCCGACCACAACCAACCCAGGCGGCACGGCGCTGGCGGTGCAGGGCGTCAGCAGGCAGTACCTGACGTTCACGCTCGCCGGTGAGTTGTTTGCCATGCCGATCGAGCAGATCCGCGAAATCATCGAATTCTCCGGGCTGACCGAGATCCCGCTGATGCCCGCGTTCCTGCGTGGCGTCATCAATGTACGCGGCGCGGTGGTGCCGGTGATCGACCTTGCGGTGCGCTTCGGACGGCCACGCACCGAGATCGCCCGGCGTACCTGCATCGTGATCCTGGAGCTGGAGCAGGAGGGACTGCTGCTGCTGTTGGGCGTACTGGTCGATGCGGTCAACGAAGTGCTGACGGTCGAACCCGGTCAGGTCGAACCGCGGCCTTCATTCGGCGCCAAGATTCGGGCCGAATTCATCGAAGGCATGATCAACCTGAACGAGCGTTTCGTCATCGCGCTCGACATCCATCAGGTGCTGTCCGTGGAGGAGCTGACCACCTTGATCGGCATGGCGGCAGGCGAAGGGCAGGGTGCCGGCGAGTAA
- a CDS encoding CheR family methyltransferase, translated as MNSPSLASELRGRAVRPCQDMARDDLSVAVPSDSELALFQTLFKQQIGLHLSREKKVLLASRLSRRIAELQLSSFSEYHQLITGRGGDAERQYAIDLITTNETYFFRESQHFDFLRQHILTSWPAGEAFQVWSAASASGEEAYSVAMVLDAVLGERPWRVFGSDISQRVLAQARRGLYPMARGERIPPEYLRRYCLRGQGEYNGQFLVTRALRERVTFAQLNLTALPMRLGPFDLVLLRNVIIYFDPPTKLKVVGSVLQHLRPGGLLFVGHSESLNGMPLGLQMISPSIYRKLP; from the coding sequence ATGAACAGTCCTTCGCTCGCTTCTGAGCTGCGTGGCAGGGCCGTCCGGCCCTGCCAGGACATGGCGCGCGACGACCTGTCGGTCGCCGTGCCCAGCGACAGCGAACTGGCGTTGTTCCAGACGCTGTTCAAGCAGCAGATCGGCCTGCACCTGTCGCGCGAGAAGAAGGTGTTGCTGGCCAGCCGGCTCTCCCGGCGCATCGCCGAGCTGCAGCTGTCAAGCTTCAGCGAATACCATCAGCTGATCACCGGGCGCGGCGGCGATGCGGAGCGGCAATACGCGATCGATCTCATCACCACCAACGAAACCTATTTCTTCCGCGAATCGCAGCACTTCGACTTTCTGCGTCAGCACATCCTCACGAGCTGGCCGGCGGGCGAGGCGTTCCAGGTGTGGAGTGCGGCCAGCGCCAGTGGCGAGGAGGCGTACAGCGTGGCCATGGTGCTCGACGCCGTGCTGGGCGAGCGGCCCTGGCGCGTGTTCGGATCGGACATCAGCCAGCGGGTGCTGGCGCAGGCCCGCCGTGGACTGTATCCGATGGCGCGCGGCGAGCGGATTCCGCCCGAGTATCTCAGGCGCTACTGCCTGCGGGGCCAGGGCGAATACAACGGGCAATTCCTGGTGACGCGCGCGCTGCGCGAACGGGTCACCTTCGCGCAGCTGAACCTCACCGCCCTGCCGATGCGGCTCGGACCCTTCGATCTGGTGCTGCTGCGCAACGTGATCATCTATTTCGATCCACCCACCAAGCTCAAGGTGGTCGGCAGCGTGCTGCAGCACCTGCGCCCAGGTGGGCTGCTGTTCGTCGGGCACTCCGAGTCGCTGAACGGCATGCCGCTGGGCCTGCAGATGATCTCCCCGTCCATCTACCGCAAACTGCCATGA